In Candidatus Thermoplasmatota archaeon, one DNA window encodes the following:
- a CDS encoding IS110 family transposase, with amino-acid sequence MLYAGLDLHKNFSQVIICREDGCKVKDGRICSTREEISKFFSGFKEPLKIAIEATTACEWVFDLLEEQGYEVVLAHPLKTRWIAESKIKTDKIDAKILAHLLRTDLLPTAYMPAKEIRDLRWLVRRRIFLGRFSGKLKNRIYAELIRRGIKYEVKKIFARKYKSWLQILNIPAINSYLSMLESIEEQIKKLDWEIREAGKKYEEVRIIDSIPGIGPYGALIIFSVIGQIERFRDEEKLFSYGGLVSSVSQSGDSRYYGRITKQGSNELRWMLVEAARAHINWAIANGIETKISRYYWKLRRKKSENKAIMGATRKMLQAIYWMLKNKEEYRS; translated from the coding sequence ATGCTGTACGCAGGATTGGATTTGCATAAAAACTTCTCTCAAGTCATAATATGTAGAGAAGACGGGTGTAAAGTAAAAGATGGAAGAATTTGTAGTACAAGAGAAGAAATAAGTAAGTTCTTCTCTGGTTTTAAAGAGCCACTTAAAATAGCAATAGAAGCAACTACTGCTTGCGAGTGGGTATTTGATCTCTTAGAAGAGCAAGGCTATGAGGTGGTTCTCGCACACCCATTAAAGACAAGATGGATTGCAGAATCCAAGATAAAGACAGATAAAATAGATGCAAAAATTCTAGCTCATTTACTAAGGACCGATCTTTTACCTACAGCCTATATGCCAGCAAAAGAGATCAGAGACCTAAGATGGCTGGTAAGAAGAAGGATATTCTTAGGAAGATTTAGTGGTAAACTGAAGAACAGGATTTATGCAGAACTTATTAGAAGAGGTATAAAGTACGAAGTAAAGAAAATTTTCGCACGTAAATACAAAAGCTGGCTGCAAATTCTAAACATACCTGCCATAAACTCATATCTCTCAATGCTAGAATCTATTGAGGAACAGATAAAGAAATTAGATTGGGAAATAAGAGAGGCAGGCAAGAAGTATGAAGAAGTGAGAATAATAGACTCAATCCCAGGTATAGGGCCGTATGGAGCTTTAATTATATTCTCGGTTATCGGGCAAATTGAAAGATTTCGTGATGAGGAAAAATTATTCTCCTATGGCGGACTTGTATCCTCTGTAAGCCAGTCTGGTGATAGCAGATACTATGGTAGAATAACAAAGCAAGGCTCAAACGAGCTTCGCTGGATGTTAGTAGAAGCTGCTAGAGCGCATATAAACTGGGCGATAGCAAATGGTATAGAAACTAAAATTTCTAGGTACTACTGGAAATTACGTAGAAAAAAGTCAGAAAATAAAGCAATAATGGGGGCTACAAGAAAAATGCTCCAAGCAATATATTGGATGCTGAAAAATAAAGAAGAATATAGAAGTTAG